The following are encoded together in the bacterium genome:
- a CDS encoding type II toxin-antitoxin system HicA family toxin, which translates to MGRIPGIPHRRAVRALEKAGFRIAREGRKHIVLSDGKRIVTVPRHDPLNALTLGGIVRDAGLTEDEFRKLL; encoded by the coding sequence GTGGGGAGGATCCCCGGGATTCCGCACCGTCGGGCGGTGCGTGCCCTTGAGAAGGCAGGGTTCCGCATCGCACGCGAAGGTCGCAAACACATCGTGCTCTCCGATGGCAAGCGCATCGTCACCGTTCCACGGCACGATCCGCTGAATGCCCTTACGTTGGGCGGTATCGTGCGCGATGCCGGGCTGACCGAGGATGAATTCCGCAAGCTTTTGTGA
- a CDS encoding type II toxin-antitoxin system HicB family antitoxin, whose protein sequence is MRYKVLLQRSDEGFAVSVPGLPGCWSQGKTEQEALENVADAIQEYLAVVDEELKDGDIREVDVAV, encoded by the coding sequence ATGAGGTATAAGGTCTTGCTGCAGCGGTCCGATGAGGGCTTTGCCGTATCGGTCCCGGGGCTACCCGGATGCTGGTCGCAAGGAAAGACGGAACAGGAAGCACTCGAGAACGTCGCCGACGCCATTCAGGAATACCTCGCTGTCGTCGACGAAGAGCTCAAGGACGGCGATATTCGTGAAGTCGACGTTGCGGTGTGA
- a CDS encoding DUF2442 domain-containing protein — translation MAFLPTVVAAEYRGAYRIHLVFNDGVENTVDFSAWLQGPIFEPLQDQAYFERFFVDGGTVTWPNGADIAPETLYERAKSSVAA, via the coding sequence ATGGCGTTTCTTCCAACCGTGGTCGCAGCGGAGTACCGAGGGGCGTATCGGATTCACCTCGTCTTCAATGACGGGGTTGAGAATACCGTCGACTTCTCGGCGTGGCTTCAGGGGCCAATCTTCGAACCGCTTCAGGACCAAGCGTACTTCGAGCGCTTCTTTGTCGACGGAGGCACCGTGACCTGGCCCAACGGCGCCGACATCGCGCCAGAGACGCTGTACGAGCGAGCCAAGTCGAGTGTCGCCGCCTAA
- a CDS encoding DUF4160 domain-containing protein, which translates to MPVISVFFGIVIRMFYREHGVAHFHADHQGQQATFTLDGEFLAGTLSSRTARRLIKEWTLAHRDELQANWDRLTVGEALERIPPLE; encoded by the coding sequence GTGCCGGTCATCTCAGTCTTCTTCGGCATCGTGATCCGCATGTTCTACCGTGAGCACGGAGTCGCCCACTTCCATGCCGACCATCAAGGTCAACAAGCGACGTTCACGCTCGACGGCGAGTTCCTGGCTGGCACGCTTTCGTCTCGCACCGCCCGACGATTGATCAAGGAGTGGACGTTGGCGCACCGTGATGAGCTGCAAGCGAACTGGGACCGCCTCACCGTGGGTGAGGCACTGGAGCGGATTCCGCCGCTGGAATGA
- the pyrF gene encoding orotidine-5'-phosphate decarboxylase, translating into MNTALDYFSKLRAASTARDSLLCIGLDPEPRIIGGGIETAIELSRRIIDITSDIACCYKPNSAFWEQYGPKGWEALSVVRDCVPPDIPILLDCKRADVPNTMMAYSSAVFEAMEFDAATVHAYHGADSIAMFAKYASRGVYVVCHTSNPGRTDLQHLEHYEQPLFMAVAELAPKCDKSGNVGVVMGATASREIARVRQRFPAQPFLLPGIGRQGGDVEAAVHAAFTGDPASCVIAISGAIMCAEEPRAAAIRWRDRIRAATEAASKVL; encoded by the coding sequence ATGAACACTGCTTTGGACTACTTCAGTAAGCTTCGGGCAGCGTCAACTGCTCGAGACTCGCTGCTTTGTATAGGTCTGGACCCAGAGCCGCGGATCATCGGTGGTGGGATCGAGACGGCAATCGAGCTTTCACGTCGAATTATCGACATTACGTCGGACATCGCCTGCTGCTACAAGCCGAACTCAGCCTTTTGGGAACAGTACGGCCCAAAGGGATGGGAGGCGCTTTCCGTCGTCCGCGATTGTGTGCCGCCCGATATCCCAATTTTGTTGGACTGCAAGCGAGCTGATGTACCAAATACGATGATGGCCTATTCGTCGGCGGTGTTCGAGGCCATGGAGTTCGACGCGGCGACTGTACATGCATACCATGGCGCGGATTCTATCGCCATGTTCGCCAAGTACGCCTCTCGGGGGGTGTACGTCGTCTGTCACACTTCGAATCCTGGTCGCACAGATCTTCAGCATCTAGAGCACTATGAACAACCCCTGTTTATGGCAGTTGCAGAACTGGCTCCGAAGTGTGACAAAAGCGGCAATGTAGGAGTGGTGATGGGAGCGACAGCATCACGCGAGATCGCGCGGGTACGCCAGCGATTCCCCGCGCAGCCTTTCCTTTTGCCGGGCATCGGAAGGCAGGGTGGTGATGTCGAGGCAGCGGTACACGCTGCTTTCACAGGAGACCCTGCCTCGTGTGTAATCGCAATTTCCGGAGCGATAATGTGCGCAGAAGAGCCCCGCGCCGCAGCAATCAGATGGCGAGACCGGATTAGGGCCGCTACCGAGGCGGCGTCCAAGGTCTTGTAG